In Anopheles gambiae chromosome 2, idAnoGambNW_F1_1, whole genome shotgun sequence, a single window of DNA contains:
- the LOC5667660 gene encoding uncharacterized protein LOC5667660, translating into MAEMDFQFKYECLCTSPKSIRVNDIHNTDYQRRIKERMNEIVDRSWDETDPSILSQLTMLSQCIPLTSNVNATLPDITIPDREKGLAIMKSVSNKLPPSGCSCACEAISNVLSTVLDAGLAEVNIEPLREQSLLEKVQLLKPFVPAFHDDVSLCNFFMRAWKQAVRFYCPRLVGELAQVYPQFLEPLVDALMKVQDADYGSLQLLKEFQFLARCLTIGESFYAILSYLAKQDRVRAQPLISACIRSAKDQLSSKEYYALFPPAIRPYAIVMNEIINPNDTDVEMLIGQLRSERPHEYKILMMISPVFCCLDDALPEAAS; encoded by the exons atGGCGGAGATGGATTTTCAATTCAAATACGAGTGTTTGTGCACGAGCCCCAAAAGCATAAGAGTTAACGATATTCACAACACCGACTATCAACGGCGAATAAAGGAACGCATGAACGAAATCGTCGATCGATCGTGGGACGAAACGGATCCCAGCATCCTTTCGCAGTTG aCAATGCTCTCCCAATGCATCCCGCTTACCAGCAATGTCAATGCGACCTTACCGGACATTACCATCCCCGACCGTGAAAAAGGATTGGCGATCATGAAAAGCGTAAGCAATAAATTGCCGCCTTCCGGATGTAGTTGCGCTTGTGAAGCAATATCCAACGTATTATCCACCGTGCTGGACGCAGGTTTGGCGGAAGTGAACATCGAACCACTACGGGAGCAATCCCTGCTGGAAAAGGTACAACTATTAAAACCGTTCGTGCCAGCGTTCCACGATGATGTTTCCTTGTGCAATTTCTTCATGCGTGCCTGGAAACAGGCCGTTCGGTTTTATTGTCCTAGACTGGTGGGCGAACTGGCGCAAGTCTACCCACAGTTTCTCGAGCCACTCGTAGACGCACTGATGAAAGTACAGGACGCCGATTACGGGtcgctgcagctgctgaaAGAATTCCAATTTTTAGCCCGCTGCCTTACGATAGGCGAATCCTTCTATGCCATACTGTCATATCTCGCCAAGCAAGACCGCGTTCGTGCCCAGCCCCTGATTAGCGCTTGCATTCGCTCTGCCAAGGACCAGCTGTCCAGCAAAGAGTACTACGCACTATTCCCGCCGGCAATTAGACCCTACGCCATCGTAATGAACGAGATTATCAATCCCAACGATACCGATGTCGAAATGCTAATCGGTCAGTTACGAAGCGAGCGTCCTCACGAGTACAAAATTCTCATGATGATTTCCCCCGTGTTTTGCTGCCTGGACGATGCATTGCCTGAAGCAGCTAGCTGA
- the LOC1281942 gene encoding dynein light chain Tctex-type, which produces MEDGKEEHQFVVDDVSKIIKEAIETTIGGNAYQHDKVNNWTGSVVESCLSVLTKLQKPYKYIVTCMIMQKNGAGLHTASSCYWNNETDGSCTVRWENKTMYCIVSVFGLSI; this is translated from the exons ATGGAGGACGGCAAAGAAGAG CACCAATTCGTCGTGGACGATGTGAGCAAAATCATCAAGGAAGCTATCGAGACGACGATCGGAGGTAATGCTTACCAGCATGACAAAGTTAACAACTGGACCGGATCGGTGGTGGAAAGCTGCCTCAGCGTGCTAACTAAGCTACAAAAGCCGTACAAATATATCG TAACGTGCATGATAATGCAGAAAAATGGAGCTGGATTGCATACGGCCAGCTCGTGCTACTGGAACAACGAAACCGATGGTTCTTGCACAGTGCGCTGGGAGAACAAGACCATGTACTGCATCGTGTCGGTGTTTGGACTTTCCATCTAA
- the LOC1281944 gene encoding gamma-tubulin complex component 5, which yields MSTMLAEVEALVLQHVPELIKSLTGFSESEENFSICYNFTLGTIRSDRYLSVNSHEIRRKIEAVIENMEITNFTTEAGHLRRCYEELINDPACLDHYVHDIHWSVLLFLLTVAYNPVGALKERLRTGETIVLFEPEPAEVKLQDKEREELIAELLEDNLPLEPCDDNEGSELSDWSDLEESASGYYHSIEQKEVEVESIEVGNKLEDGKTAESTEMVVFSKIQPPRQEESYETFSDEFAIDWLQENVQSAWWDDPQYKVEVNSEHRGASFCDFWTERIVKVSHGFLKSDPVSTVSEYCILREILWMFTNPVDCKLFRIDDDQIWINTNVSLSSTTEHGIQTFLLNFTEYMTIAYRLRNFCRSILEHTARSLQAPHSFECYAAGVKSFLDHMESVMIRHEKELIKQEPGKTHTIIKLFHELEPELFVLKKLYDIHKFSVLDWTKFPAHIAVAHLLSGLFRSVKLSANLEKGNLAFALLLAALKCYMNMIDTWWTEGRLDDWREEFLVEKTYGEHSPTGLQTGYQARMFSKCKIRSFYVSSAISEVIENDPIIKLLLHHSLEAGYTLNILNGLDRISDMRKEQGTDENLIYTSFLKTIVDELERFRTENPKESGCESDPQASLAVEEREHSMVENLRKQMREVCDDDLLLLAFNSTLQLVDESYRLTEASEPSQSSAARSDRTLSNAYTLYMKLNSISTLQLPLEHVLFNAIKNLMETKRHAANHYVTYIYKDEFHVMDHLKNIRKVLLLEASDLMDYFYSDLFRRIEAGENWANPYLLTIQLNDILASRFNDMTSLFTVEVNRTAGYKLDTTTVLLAIDEIRVLYNPSHDLSNMINDDTMASYNSVFRFLLKVKWALGTLEMLRFPELLKKRPPYANFGMLDLILKRLAMLKFWMIFSVQCIHSHLMTHVLQSFGEQLDEKLDLADNLSEMITVHQSYIGTIFDHCFQQDDSKPVMEGIVRLLNLVHILRDEWNNTVLHTEMDARGDIPDNSTMGDFIENSQVDELERTYCKCHQQLAKLLSREAYGKHKLHLTGLADAFSYNVPY from the exons ATGTCGACTATGCTGGCGGAAGTGGAAGCCCTGGTGCTACAGCATGTCCCCGAGTTGATAAAATCCTTGACCGGCTTTAGT GAATCGGAGGAGAATTTCAGTATTTGCTATAATTTTACCCTCGGAACGATAAGAAGCGACCGGTACTTGTCGGTAAATAGTCATGAAATACGGAGAAAGATTGAGGCGGTTATAGAAAACATGGAAATTACAAACTTTACCACGGAGGCTGGCCACCTGCGCCGATGCTACGAGGAGTTGATCAATGATCCGGCATGTTTGGATCACTATGTGCACGACATACACTGGTCGGTACTGCTATTTCTTCTAACTGTTGCGTACAATCCAGTCGGAGCTTTAAAGGAACGTCTGCGGACGGGGGAAACGATCGTACTGTTTGAACCTGAACCAGCGGAAGTCAAACTGCAGGACAAGGAACGGGAAGAACTTATTGCAGAGCTGCTCGAGGACAATCTTCCGCTCGAACCTTGCGATGATAATGAAGGTTCGGAGCTGAGTGATTGGAGTGATTTAGAGGAGAGTGCCTCGGGATACTATCACAGTATAGAGCAGAAGGAGGTAGAGGTTGAATCGATTGAGGTGGGCAACAAGCTGGAGGATGGCAAGACCGCTGAGTCCACCGAAATGGTGGTGTTTAGTAAGATTCAGCCACCAAGGCAGGAGGAATCTTACGAAACGTTCAGCGACGAATTTGCCATCGATTGGCTGCAGGAAAACGTTCAATCTGCCTGGTGGGACGATCCCCAATACAAGGTGGAGGTAAACAGCGAACATAGAGGGGCATCGTTTTGCGATTTCTGGACCGAGCGTATCGTAAAGGTGTCGCATGGGTTTCTCAAAAGCGATCCCGTCTCCACCGTGTCGGAGTATTGCATTCTGAGAGAGATACTGTGGATGTTCACCAACCCCGTCGATTGCAAGCTGTTCCGCATCGATGACGATCAGATTTGGATCAACACAAATGTCTCGCTCTCCAGCACCACCGAACACGGCATACAAACGTTCCTGTTGAATTTTACCGAGTACATGACTATCGCGTATCGGTTGAGAAACTTTTGTCGAAGCATTTTGGAACACACGGCGCGAAGCCTTCAGGCGCCACACTCGTTCGAATGCTATGCGGCCGGGGTGAAAAGCTTTTTGGACCATATGGAATCGGTGATGATACGGCACGAAAAGGAGCTTATCAAGCAGGAACCAGGCAAGACGCACACGATCATTAAGCTGTTCCATGAGCTGGAACCGGAACTGTTTGTGCTGAAGAAGCTGTACGACATCCACAAGTTTTCCGTGCTGGACTGGACCAAATTCCCGGCCCACATTGCGGTCGCCCATTTGCTGTCGGGGCTTTTCCGAAGCGTCAAGCTAAGCGCCAACCTTGAGAAGGGAAATCTTGCCTTTGCGTTGCTGCTGGCCGCTTTGAAGTGTTACATGAACATGATCGACACCTGGTGGACGGAAGGCCGTCTCGATGATTGGCGGGAAGAGTTTTTGGTGGAAAAAACCTACGGCGAGCATTCTCCCACCGGTCTGCAGACCGGGTATCAGGCCCGGATGTTTTCCAAGTGCAAAATACGCTCCTTTTACGTGAGTTCGGCCATTTCGGAGGTGATTGAAAACGATCCAATCATTAAGCTGTTGCTGCACCACTCATTGGAGGCCGGCTACACGCTGAACATTCTGAACGGGCTGGATAGGATAAGCGATATGCGCAAGGAGCAGGGTACGGACGAGAATTTGATCTATACCAGTTTTTTGAAAACGATCGTAGACGAACTGGAAAGATTCCGTACAGAAAATCCCAAGGAGAGCGGTTGCGAATCTGATCCGCAGGCATCCTTAGCAGTAGAG GAAAGAGAACATTCCATGGTGGAAAATCTTCGGAAACAAATGCGAGAGGTTTGTGATGATGATCTCTTGCTTTTGGCCTTCAATAGCACTCTTCAGCTGGTGGATGAGAGCTATCGCCTGACTGAAGCTTCCGAACCATCTCAGTCTTCCGCGGCACGATCCGATCGAACACTCTCGAACGCTTACACGCTGTATATGAAGCTCAATTCGATATCTACCCTGCAGCTGCCGCTCGAGCATGTCCTGTTTAATGCGATTAAAAATCTCATGGAAACTAAACGGCATGCAGCCAACCACTATGTCACGTACATCTACAAGGACGAGTTCCACGTGATGGACCATTTGAAAAATATTCGCAaagtgctgctgctcgaggcGAGCGATTTGATGGATTACTTCTACAGCGATCTGTTTCGCCGGATCGAGGCAGGTGAAAACTGGGCCAACCCGTATCTGCTCACGATTCAGCTGAACGACATTCTAGCGTCACGGTTCAACGACATGACGTCACTTTTCACGGTCGAGGTGAATCGTACCGCTGGTTACAAGCTCGACACAACCACGGTGCTGTTGGCGATCGACGAAATACGCGTGCTGTACAATCCGAGTCACGATTTGAGCAACATGATCAACGACGACACGATGGCCAGCTACAATAGCGTGTTTCGGTTCCTGTTGAAAGTGAAATGGGCGCTCGGTACGCTGGAAATGCTACGCTTTCCGGAACTGTTGAAGAAGCGGCCTCCCTACGCGAACTTCGGCATGCTCGATTTGATCCTGAAGCGGTTAGCAATGCTCAAGTTTTGGATGATATTTTCGGTGCAGTGCATCCATTCCCATCTGATGACGCACGTGCTGCAATCGTTTGGCGAACAGCTCGACGAGAAGCTGGATCTGGCCGATAATTTGAGTGAAATGATAACGGTCCATCAGTCGTACATTGGTACGATTTTCGATCACTGCTTTCAGCAGGACGATAGCAAACCGGTAATGGAAGGCATTGTGCGCCTGTTAAACTTGGTGCACATTTtgcgcgacgagtggaacaaCACTGTACTGCACACGGAAATGGACGCCCGAGGCGATATCCCGGACAACAGTACAATGGGCGACTTTATCGAAAATTCTCAGGTGGACGAACTGGAGCGAACGTACTGCAAGTGTCATCAACAGCTGGCCAAATTGCTAAGTCGTGAAGCGTACGGAAAGCACAAATTACATC TTACGGGGCTCGCTGATGCGTTTAGTTACAATGTGCCATACTGA
- the LOC133392267 gene encoding spore coat protein SP65-like has product MKQHFLTAVLLAVCLFTGPTLQQIGVGVGGIGVTVLGSSSLIGVTVATTVAAGATTTTAAPTTTTTAAPTTTTTAAAATTTAAGATTTTATGNTVVFNINGSIVTVASSDQATIAAIVAALSATTTVAATTTTAAATTTTAAATTTTAAATTTTTAATTTTAATTAATTTTTAAATTAATTTAATTAATTAAATTAATTTTTAATTTTATPSISITINMNGQTVVLSASDPNLLSILTQILNNLSSTTTAAATTTTTAAATTTTAAAATTTVRVGGCGGHGIRPGIGFGAGIGFRGGAGGAGFGIGIGGGFRGPGLLRPAIGALTNTAGGLLGTALGTAGNIAGSAVNLGAGIIGGAANAATGILGGVRNALGGIGAGLQAAAGGALNGGLRAGSSFPTGFNGGVGSRVGFGAGFGAGIGSQGMLGGGIQAGVGLRAGFSG; this is encoded by the exons ATGAAGCAGCACTTCCTTACTGCCGTCCTACTCGCCGTGTGCTTGTTCACCGGCCCAACGCTTCAGCAAATCGGGGTCGGCGTCGGTGGCATCGGCGTCACAGTCCTCGGATCGTCGTCACTGATCGGAGTCACCGTGGCCACGACTGTGGCTGCAGGAGCAACCACCACGACTGCCGCACCAACGaccaccactaccgctgctccAACGACCACCACTACCGCGGCCGCTGCTACGACTACCGCTGCCGGAGCCACGACTACCACCGCCACAGGAAATACTGTAGTGTTTAATATCAATGGAA GTATCGTAACCGTCGCCTCGTCCGATCAAGCCACGATCGCAGCTATTGTTGCAGCCTTGTCGGCTACTACTACCGTCGCAGCAACGACCACTACTGCTGCCGCTACgaccactactgctgctgctacgaccactactgctgctgctacgacCACTACCACTGCCGCCACGACCACTACCGCTGCCACAACTGCTGCCACGACCACGACAACAGCGGCCGCTACTACTGCAGCTACCACTACTGCTGCCACTACTGCAGctaccactgctgctgccactactgctgctaccaccactactacgGCCGCTACCACCACAACGGCCACTCCCTCCATCTCGATTACGATTAACATGAATGGACAAACGGTTGTGTTGAGTGCGAGCGACCCCAACCTGCTCTCAATTCTCACCCAAATTCTAAACAATCTGTCCTCTACTACGACGGCTGCCGCTACGACCACTACCACTGCCGCGGCAACTACCACCACGGCAgctgctgccaccaccaccgtccgaGTTGGCGGTTGCGGAGGCCACGGAATTAGACCCGGAATCGGTTTCGGCGCAGGAATCGGCTTCCGTGGCGGTGCCGGCGGTGCCGGCTTTGGCATTGGCATCGGCGGAGGATTCCGAGGACCCGGCCTTCTTCGTCCGGCTATCGGAGCCCTCACCAACACGGCAGGTGGTTTGCTGGGAACAGCCTTAGGTACCGCTGGCAATATTGCCGGATCTGCGGTGAATCTCGGCGCGGGTATCATCGGTGGTGCGGCCAATGCCGCTACTGGCATTCTGGGAGGAGTGCGTAACGCACTCGGAGGTATCGGAGCAGGACTGCAAGCAGCTGCCGGTGGCGCACTGAACGGCGGTCTGCGTGCCGGATCGAGTTTTCCAACTGGATTTAATGGAGGCGTAGGCTCGCGCGTCGGATTCGGAGCCGGATTTGGAGCAGGTATTGGCTCGCAAGGAATGCTCGGTGGTGGAATCCAAGCTGGTGTCGGTCTCCGTGCTGGCTTCAGCGGATAA
- the LOC1281943 gene encoding DNA-directed RNA polymerase II subunit Rpb4, with the protein MAGFNPVDMVEEDAADLQFPKEFESAETLLISEVHMLLEHRKNQNESSEEEQEFSEVFHKTYTYTNEFRKFRNKETIASVRSLLMQKKLHKFELAALGNLCPASPEEAKALIPSLEGRFEDDELQQILDDIGTKRSLQY; encoded by the exons ATGGCAGGATTCAACCCGGTGGATATGGTGGAGGAGGATGCGGCAGATCTTCAGTTTCCCAAAG AGTTTGAAAGCGCCGAAACCCTGCTGATTAGCGAGGTGCACATGCTGTTGGAGCATCGCAAGAACCAAAACGAGTCGTCGGAAGAGGAGCAAGAGTTTTCCGAAGTATTCCACAAAACGTACACCTACACGAACGAGTTTCGGAAATTCCGCAACAAGGAAACGATTGCCAGCGTCAGAAG TTTATTGATGCAGAAGAAACTTCATAAGTTCGAGCTTGCAGCGTTGGGGAACCTTTGCCCGGCTTCGCCGGAAGAAGCAAAAGCACTGATCCCTTCACTCGAGGGCCGCTTCGAAGACGACGAGCTGCAGCAAATACTGGACGACATTGGCACGAAGCGCAGTTTGCAATACTAA